A genomic segment from Pseudoduganella chitinolytica encodes:
- a CDS encoding flagellar basal body L-ring protein FlgH encodes MNLFRKIVAAGMYWIVGAAAATSLYQPSTYQPYTSDLRPRQVGDLITVMVYESASASTTANTTAGRDAAVGWTTRLPGKNYSGALGTNNQVDGGGRTAREGRVLAQITVAITAITERGDLLVAGEQLLDINDERQQIRVEGRIRPQDVSDANVVLSTRIANAKISYAGQGDLANAQRPAWWQRLLTMFGL; translated from the coding sequence ATGAACCTCTTCAGAAAAATCGTGGCGGCAGGCATGTACTGGATCGTTGGCGCTGCCGCCGCGACCAGCTTGTACCAGCCATCCACCTACCAACCCTACACGTCGGACCTGCGGCCACGCCAGGTAGGCGACCTGATCACCGTGATGGTGTACGAAAGCGCGAGCGCCAGCACGACCGCCAACACGACGGCCGGCCGCGACGCGGCGGTCGGCTGGACCACGCGCCTGCCGGGCAAGAACTACAGCGGCGCGCTGGGCACCAACAACCAGGTCGACGGAGGCGGGCGCACCGCGCGCGAAGGGCGCGTGCTGGCGCAGATCACCGTGGCCATCACGGCCATCACGGAACGTGGCGACCTGCTGGTCGCCGGCGAGCAGCTGCTGGACATCAACGACGAGCGCCAGCAGATCCGCGTCGAGGGCCGCATCCGGCCCCAGGACGTCTCCGATGCCAACGTGGTGCTGTCGACGCGGATCGCCAACGCGAAAATCAGCTATGCCGGCCAGGGTGACCTGGCCAATGCGCAGCGGCCGGCCTGGTGGCAGCGCCTGTTGACGATGTTTGGATTGTGA
- the flgA gene encoding flagellar basal body P-ring formation chaperone FlgA — translation MSWKLALAPLALWAGCALAQGATVALDLRAAATVRGKDVLLADVAAIEGADARQRQALGAVRLGPAPLVGYAQDFSRAAIEAAVLARPLAAGLVLDWRGAARVIVRRAGTLVAGSELADVARKGLAARYGREYDEIELTPVGTVTDVQVADGRLELRPRETAGPLRPRTTAWIDVLVDGAVYRSVALPMQAKAWRTVALARRSLPVDAQVGADDVRLVRQEVLALAGQPAAAPAVGEHWRLRTAVAEGEVLLREQLVPTGAIRRGDRVTLLVTAGAIRIESAAVAQEDGVAGAVLRVLPAGGEAVVKARVIGTHLVAMDEN, via the coding sequence ATGAGCTGGAAGCTGGCACTGGCGCCCTTGGCGCTGTGGGCGGGTTGCGCCCTGGCGCAGGGTGCCACGGTGGCGCTCGACCTGCGCGCCGCGGCGACGGTACGAGGCAAGGATGTGCTGTTGGCCGACGTCGCCGCCATCGAAGGCGCCGATGCGCGGCAGCGGCAGGCGTTGGGGGCCGTGCGCCTGGGGCCTGCGCCGCTGGTCGGTTACGCGCAGGATTTCAGCCGCGCCGCGATCGAGGCGGCCGTGCTGGCGCGGCCGCTCGCGGCCGGGCTGGTGCTGGACTGGCGCGGTGCGGCGCGCGTCATCGTGCGACGCGCAGGCACGCTGGTGGCGGGCAGCGAGCTGGCGGACGTCGCCCGTAAGGGCCTCGCGGCGCGCTACGGCCGCGAGTACGACGAGATCGAACTCACGCCAGTCGGCACAGTGACGGATGTGCAAGTCGCCGATGGCCGCCTGGAACTGCGGCCACGGGAAACAGCCGGGCCGCTGCGGCCCCGCACGACGGCATGGATCGACGTGCTGGTCGACGGGGCGGTCTATCGGTCGGTGGCGCTGCCGATGCAGGCCAAGGCGTGGCGTACGGTGGCGCTGGCCCGGCGGTCCTTGCCGGTCGATGCACAAGTCGGCGCCGACGACGTCCGCTTGGTGCGGCAGGAAGTGCTGGCGCTGGCCGGCCAGCCTGCCGCGGCACCGGCGGTCGGCGAGCACTGGCGCCTGCGCACGGCCGTGGCCGAGGGCGAAGTGCTGCTGCGCGAACAGCTGGTGCCGACGGGCGCGATACGGCGCGGCGATCGGGTCACGCTGCTCGTCACGGCGGGGGCGATCCGCATCGAGTCGGCCGCGGTGGCCCAGGAGGACGGGGTGGCGGGTGCCGTGCTGCGGGTGCTGCCGGCCGGCGGCGAAGCGGTCGTAAAGGCCAGGGTGATCGGCACCCATTTGGTGGCAATGGATGAAAACTAA
- a CDS encoding flagellar hook-basal body protein — translation MRCVRDGREMDLMVVAADAMRQDAARLQGIAQNLSNALTPGYKKQVASTQPFSAQFDAASAAQQFQRASAPLQQMQLDPTAGTLRVTGSGSDVAIDGEGFFELAHPSGPVYSRRGDFHVDSGGRLVGAQALPVLGAGGEIRLTGEPFGISGNGDVTQGGAVVGKLRVVRLARAELLEPVGGGVYALGGATLEDAAVVPRVRIGYQENSNVDTAREMVGMTETVRHFESLQKLMQGYDEVLEKSIRKLGEF, via the coding sequence ATGCGCTGCGTGCGCGATGGGCGGGAAATGGACTTGATGGTGGTGGCTGCCGATGCCATGCGGCAAGATGCGGCGCGGTTGCAAGGCATCGCTCAGAACCTCAGTAATGCACTGACGCCCGGTTACAAAAAACAGGTTGCCAGCACCCAGCCGTTCAGCGCGCAGTTCGACGCCGCCAGCGCAGCCCAGCAGTTCCAGCGTGCCAGCGCGCCGCTCCAGCAGATGCAACTCGATCCCACTGCCGGCACCCTTCGGGTGACGGGCAGCGGCAGCGACGTTGCCATCGATGGCGAAGGCTTCTTTGAATTGGCGCATCCTTCCGGTCCGGTCTACTCGCGCCGCGGCGACTTCCACGTCGACAGCGGCGGGCGGCTGGTGGGCGCGCAAGCACTGCCCGTACTGGGCGCCGGCGGTGAAATCCGCCTGACCGGCGAACCTTTCGGCATCTCCGGCAATGGCGACGTGACGCAAGGAGGAGCGGTCGTGGGCAAGCTGCGGGTCGTGCGCCTGGCGCGTGCCGAGCTGCTCGAGCCGGTCGGTGGCGGCGTCTATGCACTCGGTGGCGCCACGTTGGAGGATGCGGCTGTGGTGCCGCGCGTGCGCATTGGCTACCAGGAAAATTCGAACGTGGATACGGCGCGCGAAATGGTCGGCATGACGGAAACCGTCCGCCATTTCGAGTCGCTGCAGAAGCTCATGCAGGGATATGACGAGGTGCTCGAAAAAAGCATCCGCAAACTAGGGGAATTCTGA
- a CDS encoding MFS transporter produces MTARLPPAAAPAAPAAWGGVLALSLGAFVLVASEFMPVSLLTPIAADLRISEGQAGQAIAVSGAFALITSLAIASLAGRLDRKMLLAALTLLMIVSGTVAAFAPDYPTFMLGRALIGVAIGGFWSMSAATAIRLVPPEGVPKALAIVNGGNALATVVAAPLGSFLGALIGWRGAFFCLIPIAAIALAWKLASLPRMPAARERTGSGMFALLKRPAVVFGMVGCALLFMGQFALFTYLRPFLETVTQAGPGLLSLLLLVIGIAGFVGTTLIGTLLRDSLYRTLVAIPLLLAAVALGLIACGTSVPATALLLGLWGLLATSAPVGWWTWVARTLPGDAEAAGGLLVAIVQLAIAGGATLGGLLFDGYGYRATFGASAAILVAGASMAWLAARAARPADTAPLA; encoded by the coding sequence ATGACGGCACGTCTGCCCCCCGCGGCCGCCCCCGCCGCGCCGGCTGCCTGGGGCGGCGTGCTGGCCCTGTCGCTGGGCGCGTTCGTGCTCGTCGCGTCCGAATTCATGCCCGTCAGCCTGCTGACGCCCATCGCCGCCGACCTGCGCATCAGCGAAGGCCAGGCCGGCCAGGCGATCGCCGTCTCCGGTGCCTTCGCGCTGATCACCAGCCTGGCGATTGCGTCGCTGGCAGGCCGGCTCGATCGCAAAATGCTGCTGGCGGCCCTGACGCTGCTGATGATCGTCTCCGGCACCGTCGCCGCCTTTGCGCCCGACTACCCGACGTTCATGCTGGGCCGCGCCTTGATCGGCGTGGCCATCGGCGGCTTCTGGTCGATGTCGGCCGCCACCGCCATTCGCCTGGTGCCGCCGGAAGGGGTGCCGAAGGCGCTGGCGATCGTCAACGGCGGCAATGCGCTGGCTACCGTGGTCGCGGCGCCGCTGGGCAGCTTCCTGGGTGCCCTGATCGGCTGGCGCGGCGCGTTCTTCTGCCTGATCCCCATTGCCGCCATCGCGCTGGCGTGGAAGCTGGCCAGCCTGCCGCGCATGCCGGCCGCGCGCGAACGCACGGGCAGCGGCATGTTCGCTTTGCTCAAGCGTCCGGCCGTGGTCTTCGGGATGGTGGGCTGCGCCCTGCTCTTCATGGGCCAGTTTGCGCTGTTCACATACCTGCGCCCCTTCCTGGAGACGGTCACGCAGGCCGGCCCGGGGCTGTTGTCGCTGCTGCTGCTCGTCATCGGTATCGCCGGCTTCGTCGGCACGACGCTGATCGGGACGCTGCTGCGGGACTCGCTGTACCGCACGCTGGTCGCGATCCCGTTGCTGCTGGCGGCCGTCGCGCTGGGATTGATTGCGTGCGGCACGTCCGTGCCCGCGACGGCGCTGCTGCTTGGCCTGTGGGGCCTGCTGGCCACGTCCGCGCCGGTCGGCTGGTGGACGTGGGTGGCGCGCACGCTGCCCGGCGATGCCGAGGCGGCCGGCGGCCTGCTGGTCGCGATCGTCCAGCTGGCGATCGCCGGCGGCGCCACGCTGGGCGGGCTGCTGTTCGATGGCTACGGCTACCGCGCCACGTTCGGCGCCAGCGCGGCGATCCTCGTGGCCGGCGCCTCCATGGCCTGGCTGGCTGCACGCGCTGCACGGCCTGCAGACACGGCCCCGCTGGCTTAG
- the flgG gene encoding flagellar basal-body rod protein FlgG, with the protein MNDALYIAATGMQTQQKSVETIANNLANVNTPGFKRGKVSFEDLVYRGLGTAPQQAGAPALWQGSGVGIASMVKVFAAGEIKKTDQPLDLAIDGAGFVEVMTADGTPAFSRGGTLTVDRDGMLATAEGYALKPGIHVGLDAEQLTIQADGRVLARVAGQKEASEVGRIEMARFADTDGMVALGANLYRPSEKSGDAIYGKAGEDGMGRLVQGAVEASNVRLIDEMVGLMAAQRAYESSVKVIQAADEMLAMSNNLRK; encoded by the coding sequence ATGAACGACGCGCTTTATATTGCCGCGACAGGGATGCAGACGCAGCAGAAGAGCGTCGAAACCATTGCCAACAACCTGGCCAACGTCAACACGCCGGGCTTCAAGCGCGGCAAGGTCAGTTTCGAAGACCTGGTGTATCGGGGCCTGGGCACCGCACCCCAGCAAGCCGGCGCGCCCGCGCTGTGGCAGGGCAGCGGCGTGGGCATTGCCAGCATGGTCAAGGTGTTTGCCGCCGGCGAGATCAAGAAGACGGACCAGCCGCTCGACCTGGCGATCGACGGTGCCGGCTTCGTCGAAGTGATGACCGCCGACGGCACGCCCGCGTTTTCGCGCGGCGGCACGCTCACGGTCGATCGCGACGGCATGCTGGCGACCGCCGAAGGGTATGCGCTGAAGCCGGGCATCCACGTCGGCCTCGACGCCGAGCAGCTCACCATCCAGGCCGACGGCCGCGTGCTGGCCCGGGTGGCCGGCCAGAAGGAGGCTTCGGAAGTCGGCCGCATCGAGATGGCGCGTTTTGCCGACACCGATGGCATGGTGGCCCTGGGCGCCAACCTGTACCGGCCCAGCGAGAAGTCCGGCGATGCCATCTACGGCAAGGCCGGCGAAGACGGCATGGGCCGGTTGGTGCAGGGCGCCGTCGAGGCCTCCAACGTACGGCTGATCGATGAGATGGTGGGCCTGATGGCGGCCCAGCGTGCCTACGAGAGCAGCGTCAAGGTCATCCAGGCCGCCGACGAGATGCTCGCCATGAGCAATAACCTGCGCAAATAA
- a CDS encoding NAD(P)-dependent alcohol dehydrogenase produces MNVKAYGAHAADQPLQSLDIARRAPGAHDVQIDIAFCGVCHSDLHTVKAEWAGTLFPCVPGHEIVGRVSAVGAHVAGFQVGDLVGVGCMVDSCRHCAECGDNLENYCDGMVGTYNGATADAPGHTLGGYSERIVVNEHFVLRVRHPQEQLAAVAPLLCAGITTWSPLRHWGAGPGKKVGVVGIGGLGHMGIKLARALGAHVVAFTTSESKRQDAEALGAHEVVVSRDADAMAAQAKSLDLIVNTVAAPHDLDAFLNLLKRDGTMVLVGAPATPHPSPQVFNLITKRRAIAGSMIGGIAETQEMLDFCAEHGIVADIEMIRADEINEAYERMLKGDVKYRFVIDNATLAA; encoded by the coding sequence ATGAACGTCAAAGCCTACGGCGCCCACGCCGCCGACCAGCCATTGCAATCGCTCGACATCGCCCGCCGCGCGCCCGGCGCCCATGACGTGCAGATCGACATCGCGTTCTGCGGCGTGTGCCACTCCGACCTGCACACCGTGAAGGCCGAATGGGCCGGTACGCTGTTCCCGTGTGTGCCGGGCCACGAGATCGTCGGCCGCGTGTCCGCCGTCGGTGCGCACGTCGCCGGCTTCCAGGTAGGCGACCTGGTCGGGGTGGGCTGCATGGTCGACAGCTGCCGCCATTGCGCCGAGTGCGGCGATAACCTGGAAAACTATTGCGACGGCATGGTCGGCACCTATAACGGCGCCACCGCCGATGCGCCCGGCCACACGCTGGGCGGATATTCGGAACGCATCGTCGTCAATGAGCACTTCGTGCTGCGCGTGCGCCATCCGCAAGAGCAACTGGCCGCCGTGGCGCCGCTGCTGTGCGCCGGCATCACGACCTGGTCGCCGCTGCGCCACTGGGGCGCGGGTCCCGGCAAGAAGGTCGGCGTCGTCGGCATCGGCGGCCTGGGTCACATGGGCATCAAGCTGGCCCGCGCCTTGGGTGCCCACGTGGTGGCCTTCACCACCTCCGAATCGAAGCGCCAGGATGCCGAGGCGCTGGGCGCGCATGAAGTGGTGGTGTCGCGCGACGCGGACGCCATGGCCGCGCAGGCCAAGAGCCTGGACCTGATCGTCAACACCGTGGCGGCGCCGCACGACCTGGACGCGTTCCTGAACCTGCTCAAGCGCGACGGCACCATGGTGCTGGTCGGCGCGCCGGCGACGCCGCACCCGTCGCCGCAGGTGTTCAACCTGATCACGAAGCGCCGCGCCATCGCCGGCTCGATGATCGGCGGGATCGCCGAGACGCAGGAAATGCTGGACTTCTGTGCCGAACACGGCATCGTGGCCGACATCGAGATGATCCGTGCCGACGAGATCAATGAGGCCTACGAACGCATGCTCAAGGGCGACGTCAAGTACCGCTTCGTGATCGACAACGCCACGCTGGCGGCTTGA